In Desulfovulcanus ferrireducens, the genomic window GTCTATAGCTTTGGCTTTACTTTCAATACCTAATTGTCGATAATAATAAACTTTATAGTGTCTGGCCAGGAAGTCAGAGTATAAGTTGAGTTCTTCTAACCGATCATGCGATAGCTCCTTCTTATCAATCCAGAGCCCGCCAATGTGCAAGGAACCAGATGAAAGGGGCAACAGTTTGCCCGATATGGGTATCTGTTCAAAACTAGCATATTCGCCTAAGGTTTGCACACCTTCTTTTCTCTGATAGCGGTTTAGGTGATAATATCTCGTCAAAGGAGAACGTAAGGCCAGATAAAAGTTGCTTAAGTTCCAAGTCCAATAAAGATGTTTGGCTACTGTTTTGACGACTTTTTCTAAGGATCCGTTTGACTGACCAATCTCTTGGGCCATAAAGTAAAAATCTTGAATGCGTTGTACCGGTAATTCGTATAATTTGATTCCATTTTCGGTTTCTCTTATGCCTAAACTCTGGCACAGAGCCTTAAACCGGTCTGTATTTTGAGCGCGTAACGCTTCAAATTCTTGTGCGTCAATGTGGAAAAGCTTTTTGGCCCATTGCTTGAGTTGAAATAAAGCTCGAAAGTCTCTATGAGCGAACTCTGCTTCTGCCCAATAAGTTCCTAAAATTATAGCCTGGTCACAAGGTGAGTAATTGTGCAGGTTTTCAATGTCATGATGTTTGCCTATTCCCTGGCAATTTTCTGCAGGGAATCCCCATGCATCGAGCAATGCGAGAGTAAGTTCCGGATGAGTTATGCCCCATTCATTTTCTTCCAGTTTCAGTTGGTTATCATGCAAAGAAATTATATTTAGTTTGTTTTCTGGTTGTAATTTTTTAAAAATATCCGCGCGTTCATCTTTCAGGCAACAAATTAAAAGAAGGGACATGTCCTTTAGCAATGAGCAGAGATAAACCATCTCTGCTTTTTCCGGGCATACTTTCCGGGCCAAAAGTTCACTGGCAGAGGCCCCCCAGACAATCTGACTCCAAATATTATATTTTAAATCATAACATTTTTCGAGCTTGGCTGAAAGATTTCGTTGAAATGTAATAGAGATGGCTATTTTTAAGATCTCTTTTGTCCCTAAAACTACGGCTGCTCTTTTTATGTCCGTAACTTTTTGACTCAAGCTGTAAAAGGGAGAATTGGCCAAGGAGAGAATGGCCGCGCTAAGAGCAGGGTCAAGGCTAATAATTTGGACTAATTCGTCCAAATCTGGTTTGGTCTTGGATGCCTCAAGCGCTAATTTAGACATGACCGGCGGAAAAACTATGTAGAGAGTATCTTTGAGTGAGTTTTTCAGCTTATGGGC contains:
- a CDS encoding sensor domain-containing diguanylate cyclase, whose amino-acid sequence is MDDKKKLAHKLKNSLKDTLYIVFPPVMSKLALEASKTKPDLDELVQIISLDPALSAAILSLANSPFYSLSQKVTDIKRAAVVLGTKEILKIAISITFQRNLSAKLEKCYDLKYNIWSQIVWGASASELLARKVCPEKAEMVYLCSLLKDMSLLLICCLKDERADIFKKLQPENKLNIISLHDNQLKLEENEWGITHPELTLALLDAWGFPAENCQGIGKHHDIENLHNYSPCDQAIILGTYWAEAEFAHRDFRALFQLKQWAKKLFHIDAQEFEALRAQNTDRFKALCQSLGIRETENGIKLYELPVQRIQDFYFMAQEIGQSNGSLEKVVKTVAKHLYWTWNLSNFYLALRSPLTRYYHLNRYQRKEGVQTLGEYASFEQIPISGKLLPLSSGSLHIGGLWIDKKELSHDRLEELNLYSDFLARHYKVYYYRQLGIESKAKAIDLLPVGIAQLNLNGEILQLNRKLKEILGINANIQGTFFWNLMSQTHKLPPDPLWLDFLEGKSKYYSKLFCSFEPTSKQKEPCWHIAAHKVKIEKVEQIMVVVQDISDITSLEADIVRQREFLHGVIESMQDLVLTVDKQGQILFATPKYAAPHLKGKNLFTIATPAPVIAPIWGPSILDQQDMPIEATIPLGNTLKTLELIITKLSGPTPQYLIVGRDLTTIRRLEQKIKMQATFDYLTKIFNRHQLKLFLKREVSRAKRTGKGLGLIFFDLDKFKTYNDCFGHQEGDRALAKLGRILRQNSRQGMDFPCRYGGDEFVLLASEVDKDNLEALAERIKESFDQIFNGQLTLSIGLAMLKEDEDANNLLFRADQASYRAKSSGGNRIAWAEDV